One Microbacterium sp. zg-B96 genomic region harbors:
- the holA gene encoding DNA polymerase III subunit delta, protein MASPARRPAARKPAGKAPASKIRQLSWRSPEPAPIVLVSGPEEVCAERAIAGVRDFLRAEDPSLEVTDVRADDYAAGTLLGVTSPSLFGEPRLVRVSGVEKCSDTFLAEAISYLEHPQDGATVVLRHTGASVRGKKLLDAIRAGTGGGVEVACPAVKRDSDRYDFAAGEFSAARKRIVPGALRALVSAFADDLTELAAACQQLISDVPDDITEAIVTRYYGGRVETSAFAVADTAIAGRYGEALLGLRQALASGSDPVPMVAAIAMKLRTMARVAGHREPSSALAGRLGLKDWQVDRARRDLMGWNETSLGMAIQAAARADAEVKGGSRDPVFAVERLVTVIATRQPFGT, encoded by the coding sequence ATGGCATCTCCCGCGCGCAGACCCGCAGCGCGCAAGCCGGCCGGCAAGGCCCCCGCCAGCAAGATCCGCCAGCTGTCGTGGCGCAGTCCGGAACCGGCGCCGATCGTACTGGTGTCCGGCCCCGAAGAGGTCTGCGCCGAACGCGCCATCGCCGGTGTGCGCGACTTTCTGCGCGCCGAGGACCCGAGCCTCGAGGTCACCGACGTCCGCGCCGATGACTACGCCGCCGGCACGCTGCTGGGGGTGACGTCGCCTTCGCTGTTCGGCGAGCCGCGCCTGGTACGGGTGTCAGGGGTAGAGAAGTGCTCCGACACATTCCTGGCTGAGGCGATCTCGTACCTCGAACACCCGCAGGACGGCGCGACGGTGGTACTGCGCCACACCGGCGCGAGCGTGCGCGGCAAGAAACTGCTCGACGCGATCCGCGCGGGCACCGGCGGCGGCGTCGAAGTCGCGTGCCCCGCGGTCAAACGCGACAGCGACCGCTATGACTTCGCGGCGGGGGAGTTCTCCGCTGCCCGCAAGCGCATCGTCCCCGGCGCGCTGCGCGCGCTCGTCTCGGCGTTCGCCGACGATCTCACGGAGCTCGCCGCTGCCTGCCAGCAGCTCATCTCCGACGTCCCTGACGACATCACCGAGGCCATCGTCACGCGCTACTACGGCGGTCGTGTCGAGACGTCGGCGTTCGCCGTGGCCGACACCGCCATCGCCGGGCGGTACGGCGAGGCGCTGCTGGGACTGCGGCAGGCATTGGCATCCGGTTCGGACCCCGTGCCCATGGTCGCGGCGATCGCGATGAAGCTGCGCACGATGGCGCGGGTCGCGGGCCACCGCGAGCCGTCCTCCGCGCTGGCCGGCCGCCTCGGACTGAAGGACTGGCAGGTCGACCGCGCCCGCCGCGATCTGATGGGCTGGAACGAGACGTCGCTGGGGATGGCGATCCAGGCCGCCGCGCGCGCCGACGCTGAGGTCAAGGGCGGATCCCGCGACCCGGTGTTCGCGGTCGAGCGCCTGGTCACGGTCATCGCGACACGGCAGCCCTTCGGCACCTGA
- a CDS encoding ice-binding family protein, with amino-acid sequence MASTTIFRSFIVAAAGIGLAASLAIGGGSAASAATVIDGPIDLGTAAEFAVLGASAVTNTGTSVLNGDLGVSPGTSITGFGPGIVTGTVHQKDAEAARAQTAATTAYNVAASLTPTQTGIGELSGLSLTPGVYNGGALQLSDNGILTLAGNANSVWVFQASSTLTIGSDTQILITGGANACNVFWQVGSSASLGIDAQFHGTIVADQAVTATAGADITGRLIARNAAVTLAGNTITAPTGCAPPATPYETVAPVITSGAPTGAIAGTPYAFTVTATGTPRPTFSVIGVLPAGLTLDATTGVISGTPTTAGENTFTIVAGNGTTPSDGETYTVVVEPAAVAAPGPAPAPEPGPAPAPEPAPAPAPGPGPAPAPDRAPAFVPAPAYEAGTTTGDATELAYSGSNAVNPLAGGALLLLSGAALVLVARRRRLAGSSRS; translated from the coding sequence TTGGCCAGTACGACCATTTTCCGTTCATTCATCGTCGCCGCGGCGGGCATCGGTCTCGCCGCATCGCTGGCCATCGGCGGAGGATCCGCCGCATCGGCCGCGACCGTCATCGACGGGCCCATCGACCTCGGCACAGCCGCCGAGTTCGCGGTCCTCGGCGCGAGCGCGGTGACGAACACCGGCACTTCCGTCCTCAATGGGGATCTCGGCGTTTCGCCTGGGACCTCGATCACCGGGTTCGGCCCCGGCATCGTCACCGGCACCGTCCACCAGAAGGATGCCGAGGCCGCGCGAGCGCAGACAGCCGCCACCACCGCGTACAACGTCGCTGCCTCCCTTACGCCGACGCAGACCGGGATCGGCGAACTCAGCGGGCTCAGCCTGACACCGGGGGTCTACAACGGCGGCGCACTGCAGCTGTCCGACAACGGCATCCTCACCCTGGCCGGGAACGCCAACTCGGTGTGGGTGTTCCAGGCGTCATCCACGCTGACGATCGGTTCGGACACCCAGATTCTCATCACCGGCGGCGCGAACGCGTGCAACGTGTTCTGGCAGGTCGGCAGCTCGGCGAGCCTGGGCATCGACGCGCAGTTTCACGGCACGATCGTCGCCGATCAGGCGGTGACCGCCACAGCGGGCGCCGACATCACCGGCCGCCTCATCGCGCGGAATGCAGCCGTCACCCTCGCAGGCAACACCATCACCGCCCCGACCGGATGCGCGCCGCCGGCCACACCCTACGAGACCGTCGCCCCGGTGATCACCTCAGGCGCCCCCACGGGCGCGATCGCCGGCACCCCGTACGCGTTCACCGTGACGGCAACCGGGACGCCGCGCCCCACCTTCTCCGTGATCGGCGTTCTGCCTGCAGGCCTCACGCTGGATGCCACGACCGGCGTCATCTCGGGCACGCCGACCACCGCGGGAGAGAACACCTTTACCATCGTCGCCGGCAACGGCACGACGCCCTCAGACGGGGAGACGTACACGGTAGTCGTCGAGCCCGCAGCCGTGGCGGCACCCGGACCCGCACCTGCTCCGGAACCGGGACCCGCACCCGCACCGGAACCGGCGCCCGCACCTGCTCCGGGACCGGGACCTGCGCCCGCTCCGGACCGCGCCCCGGCATTTGTACCCGCACCGGCTTACGAAGCCGGCACGACCACCGGTGACGCTACGGAACTGGCCTACTCGGGCTCGAACGCGGTCAACCCGCTCGCCGGCGGCGCGCTTCTGCTTCTGAGTGGTGCCGCTCTCGTCCTGGTCGCCCGCCGTCGCCGACTTGCCGGCTCGTCTCGCTCCTGA
- a CDS encoding ComEC/Rec2 family competence protein: MTSLRRARRRDLRLVPAAAGAWAAALLGAAHPDAAAGAAVVVWVLCFGALALAVATPRARTVATVVVITCAGAAAALSHLSLAQPGRTTEHLPVDGGRALRVQATVTGKVEPSAGGLGFDAVAERIGVGPDEYPVSLPVTVRVAPGDVTGHGALAPGARIEVLGTAFPADPGERAVLVLQAGTGLTVLAAPQGALAAAAHLRQSLVASTSDLPPPGANLVPGLAVGDTAAVSEQLDAAMKTSSLSHLTAVSGANCALVVGIAFAAAALCGARRGIRVAVALVALAGFVVLVTPEPSVVRAAVMAGIAMLGVMLGRVGAGLSVLCLAVLVLLVGDPWLAGEIGFTLSAAATASLLLLAGPLADGISRWMPRPLALALSLPLAAQLVCGPLLIVLEPSVSLYGIAANLLVAPAAPIATIVGLAACMAAPFPLVQSGLTALAWVPAAWIAGTADTVSRLPAASVPWPEGGWGVVLLATVGAAIAVVCIARGATPLLRTVRAGSALMLALLLGVGAGGAALSSVLGPLTVPSRWTVAACDVGQGDAVLVRSAGAIALIDTGPDRDALEGCLHRFGVDRIDLLVLTHFDADHIGGAEALAGRVDVVLHGPALEAGARATLRRLLDAGARLVAGTTDAAGQLGDARWRVLWPPTRSAAFASGNDASVVLEVVGGDVPSSLFLGDLSAAPQRALLASGELLSRYHAVKVAHHGSADQADELYRALRPAVAVVTVGADNEYGHPRAEILNLLANMGATIARTDRDGIVVLSTDERGVGVWRERAPPLWRGPLAKTGRGSSGQERDEPASRRRRATRTRAAPLRSRSAPPASGLTAFEPE; encoded by the coding sequence ATGACCAGCCTGCGCCGGGCCCGCAGACGCGACCTGCGGCTCGTCCCGGCCGCCGCCGGCGCCTGGGCGGCGGCGCTCCTCGGCGCGGCGCACCCCGACGCGGCCGCGGGTGCCGCGGTCGTGGTGTGGGTGCTGTGCTTCGGCGCGCTGGCCCTGGCTGTCGCAACACCGAGGGCTCGGACGGTGGCCACCGTGGTCGTGATCACGTGTGCCGGTGCCGCTGCCGCGCTCTCGCACCTCTCCCTCGCCCAGCCGGGACGCACGACCGAGCACCTCCCCGTCGACGGCGGCCGCGCGCTGCGCGTGCAGGCGACCGTGACAGGCAAAGTCGAGCCCTCGGCAGGCGGGCTGGGGTTCGACGCCGTCGCCGAGCGGATCGGCGTCGGTCCCGACGAGTACCCCGTCTCGCTGCCGGTCACGGTGCGAGTTGCGCCAGGAGACGTCACGGGGCACGGCGCCCTCGCTCCGGGCGCGCGTATCGAGGTGCTCGGCACGGCGTTCCCCGCCGACCCGGGGGAGCGCGCGGTGCTCGTCCTGCAGGCCGGCACCGGTCTCACCGTGCTGGCCGCGCCCCAGGGCGCCCTCGCCGCCGCGGCTCACCTGCGCCAGAGCCTGGTGGCCTCCACCTCGGATCTGCCGCCGCCGGGCGCGAACCTCGTGCCGGGCCTTGCCGTCGGCGACACGGCCGCGGTCTCCGAGCAACTGGATGCCGCCATGAAGACGTCATCGCTGTCACACCTGACCGCGGTGTCTGGTGCGAATTGTGCCCTCGTGGTGGGTATCGCGTTCGCCGCGGCGGCGCTGTGCGGTGCCCGTCGCGGCATCCGCGTCGCCGTCGCGCTCGTGGCGCTGGCGGGATTCGTCGTGCTCGTCACTCCCGAACCGAGCGTGGTACGCGCCGCAGTCATGGCCGGTATCGCGATGCTGGGGGTGATGCTCGGCCGCGTCGGTGCGGGGCTGTCGGTGCTGTGCCTGGCGGTCCTGGTGCTGCTGGTGGGCGATCCGTGGCTGGCAGGGGAGATCGGGTTCACACTGTCGGCCGCCGCGACCGCATCACTCCTGCTGCTGGCGGGGCCACTGGCAGACGGCATCTCCCGATGGATGCCGCGCCCGCTCGCCCTCGCGCTGTCGCTGCCGCTGGCGGCTCAGCTGGTCTGCGGGCCGCTGCTGATCGTGCTGGAACCCTCGGTCTCGCTCTACGGGATCGCGGCCAACCTGCTCGTCGCGCCCGCGGCGCCCATCGCGACGATCGTCGGGCTTGCGGCGTGCATGGCGGCACCCTTTCCGCTCGTGCAGTCGGGCCTGACTGCGCTCGCCTGGGTGCCGGCCGCCTGGATCGCGGGCACCGCCGACACCGTGTCGCGCCTCCCCGCGGCGTCTGTGCCCTGGCCGGAGGGCGGCTGGGGCGTCGTGCTGCTAGCTACGGTAGGGGCCGCGATCGCGGTGGTGTGCATCGCGCGCGGTGCGACCCCGCTTCTGCGCACCGTGCGTGCGGGCAGCGCGCTGATGCTGGCCCTTCTGCTCGGAGTCGGCGCGGGCGGGGCGGCCTTGTCGAGCGTGCTCGGCCCGCTCACCGTGCCGTCACGGTGGACCGTCGCCGCATGCGACGTGGGGCAGGGAGACGCCGTGCTGGTGCGCTCCGCCGGCGCGATCGCCCTCATCGACACCGGTCCCGATCGTGACGCGCTGGAGGGGTGCCTGCACCGGTTCGGCGTGGACCGTATCGACCTGCTCGTGCTGACCCATTTCGATGCCGACCACATCGGGGGAGCGGAAGCGCTGGCGGGTCGTGTCGATGTCGTGCTGCATGGCCCGGCGTTGGAGGCCGGGGCGCGTGCCACGCTGCGACGGCTTCTCGACGCGGGTGCACGGCTGGTCGCCGGGACGACGGATGCCGCCGGGCAGCTGGGTGACGCACGCTGGCGTGTGCTGTGGCCGCCCACCCGCTCGGCGGCCTTCGCCTCCGGCAACGACGCCTCGGTCGTGCTGGAAGTGGTCGGTGGCGACGTGCCGTCGAGCCTGTTCCTCGGCGATCTGTCGGCGGCGCCGCAACGGGCGCTCCTGGCGTCAGGCGAGCTGCTTTCGCGGTACCACGCGGTGAAAGTCGCCCACCACGGCAGCGCGGACCAGGCCGATGAGCTGTATCGGGCGCTGCGTCCCGCTGTCGCGGTCGTGACCGTCGGTGCCGACAACGAGTACGGGCATCCGCGTGCCGAGATCCTCAACCTGCTGGCGAATATGGGCGCGACGATCGCGCGTACCGATCGTGACGGCATCGTCGTGCTCTCTACGGACGAGCGCGGAGTCGGAGTGTGGCGCGAGCGGGCGCCGCCGCTGTGGCGGGGCCCGCTCGCGAAGACGGGCCGAGGCTCGTCAGGTCAGGAGCGAGACGAGCCGGCAAGTCGGCGACGGCGGGCGACCAGGACGAGAGCGGCACCACTCAGAAGCAGAAGCGCGCCGCCGGCGAGCGGGTTGACCGCGTTCGAGCCCGAGTAG
- a CDS encoding ComEA family DNA-binding protein, translating into MTGEHTAPRARRRLGVGAVTVVVIAALAVTVAIGILRSTAAPVETVTITETDATPGPSAPVAAVYVHVSGAVAVPGLYRLDDGARVVDAIAAAGGFGEGADEAAVNLARIVGDGEQLHVPVVGEAVPAATAPGAAAPPGGGKVNLNTADLAALDTLPRIGPALAQRIIDWRDENGRFTSVDDLLAVPGIGDKMLAALRDLVTL; encoded by the coding sequence GTGACCGGCGAGCACACCGCACCGCGCGCCCGGCGGCGTCTCGGCGTCGGCGCGGTCACAGTCGTGGTCATCGCGGCCCTCGCCGTGACGGTGGCGATCGGCATCCTGCGCTCCACTGCCGCCCCGGTCGAGACGGTCACGATCACCGAGACGGATGCCACGCCCGGCCCGTCCGCGCCGGTGGCGGCGGTGTACGTCCACGTCTCGGGGGCGGTCGCCGTTCCCGGGCTCTACCGGCTCGACGACGGAGCGCGCGTCGTCGACGCCATCGCCGCGGCGGGCGGATTCGGCGAGGGAGCAGACGAGGCGGCGGTGAACCTCGCGCGCATCGTCGGCGACGGCGAGCAACTGCATGTGCCGGTCGTCGGCGAAGCGGTTCCGGCTGCGACGGCACCGGGCGCAGCAGCTCCTCCCGGCGGCGGCAAGGTGAATCTCAACACCGCCGATCTCGCGGCGCTGGACACACTCCCGCGCATCGGACCCGCCCTCGCCCAGCGCATCATCGACTGGCGCGACGAGAACGGCCGGTTCACCAGCGTCGACGATCTGCTGGCCGTCCCCGGCATCGGCGACAAGATGCTCGCAGCGCTGCGGGATCTGGTGACGCTGTGA
- the leuS gene encoding leucine--tRNA ligase, which produces MSQTPLSDSTGDSVGFDVHAIQEKWQRLWEQADPFRAGGDTDTRPRKYVLAMFPYPSGDLHMGHAENYLYSDIVARFWRHRGYNVLNPIGWDSFGLPAENAAITRGADPRAWTYANIDQQKESLKQYGVSFDWSRVLHTSDPDYYRWNQWLFQQLFERGLAYRKKSPVNWCPKDQTVLANEQVVDGHCERCGTEVVKKKLTQWYFRITDYADRLLDDLNQLEGFWPHKVLQMQRNWIGRSVGADIDFEIEGRADKVTVFSTRPDTLHGATFFVVAPDSDLAAELVAGASAEVRMRFQDYLSSVQKETDIDRQSTDRPKTGVFLERYAINPINGERLPIWAADYVLADYGHGAVMAVPAHDQRDLDFARAFDLPVRVVVDTTAPVTGSIPVIEVDDAGEPVDAAGDLASDELDPAKTGIALTGEGRLINSGPLDGMNKRNAIAKAIELLEASGTGRAAKTYRLRDWLISRQRFWGTPIPMVHTADDRIVPVPADQLPVELPSVQGLDLTPKGASPLGAATDWVTTVDPETGEPALRDPDTMDTFVDSSWYFLRFLSPGDSTQPFSQREADRWGPVDFYIGGVEHAILHLLYARFITKALYDMGQVDFTEPFSSLINQGMVILNGTKMSKSKGNLVLFQEELDAHGADALRVGLAFAGPVEDDKDWADVSTVGAAKFLARAMRVANDVTSKPDVVWAEGDTALRRVTHRLLADAPALVEQTKFNVVVARLMELVNATRKTIDTGAGPADPAVREAAEATAMILDLFAPHTAEEMWEILGYEPFVGLVPWRQADPTLLVEDSVKAIVQIDGKVRATLDVAARIDAADLEALARGDERVVRSLAGREITRAVVRAPKVVSFTTA; this is translated from the coding sequence GTGTCCCAGACGCCTCTCTCAGACTCCACCGGCGACAGCGTCGGCTTCGACGTGCATGCGATTCAGGAGAAGTGGCAGCGACTCTGGGAGCAGGCCGATCCGTTCCGCGCCGGTGGCGACACCGACACCCGCCCGCGCAAGTACGTGCTGGCGATGTTCCCGTACCCCTCCGGCGACCTGCACATGGGGCACGCCGAGAACTACCTCTACTCCGACATCGTGGCGCGCTTCTGGCGCCACCGCGGCTACAACGTGCTCAACCCCATCGGGTGGGACTCGTTCGGTCTGCCGGCCGAGAATGCCGCCATCACCCGCGGTGCCGACCCGCGCGCGTGGACGTACGCCAACATCGACCAGCAGAAGGAGAGCCTCAAGCAGTACGGCGTCTCGTTCGACTGGAGCCGGGTGCTGCACACCAGCGACCCCGACTACTACCGCTGGAACCAGTGGCTGTTCCAGCAGCTGTTCGAGCGCGGGCTGGCGTACCGCAAGAAGAGCCCGGTCAACTGGTGCCCCAAGGACCAGACCGTGCTGGCGAACGAACAGGTCGTGGACGGGCACTGCGAGCGGTGCGGCACCGAAGTCGTGAAGAAGAAGCTCACGCAGTGGTACTTCCGCATCACCGACTACGCCGACCGGCTGCTGGACGACCTGAACCAGCTCGAGGGGTTCTGGCCGCACAAGGTGCTGCAGATGCAGCGCAACTGGATCGGCCGCTCCGTCGGCGCCGACATCGACTTCGAGATTGAGGGGCGCGCCGACAAGGTCACCGTCTTCTCGACGCGGCCGGACACGCTGCACGGTGCGACGTTCTTCGTCGTGGCTCCCGATTCCGATCTGGCCGCGGAGCTGGTCGCCGGCGCCTCCGCCGAGGTGCGTATGCGCTTCCAGGACTACCTGTCGAGCGTCCAGAAGGAAACCGACATCGACCGCCAGTCCACCGACCGCCCGAAGACCGGTGTCTTCCTGGAGCGGTACGCCATCAACCCGATCAACGGGGAGCGGCTGCCGATCTGGGCGGCCGACTACGTGCTGGCCGACTACGGGCACGGCGCCGTCATGGCCGTCCCAGCCCACGACCAGCGTGACCTTGATTTCGCCCGCGCCTTCGACCTGCCTGTACGGGTGGTGGTCGACACGACCGCCCCTGTCACCGGGTCGATCCCGGTGATCGAGGTGGATGACGCCGGTGAGCCGGTGGATGCCGCCGGCGACCTGGCATCCGATGAACTCGACCCCGCCAAGACCGGCATCGCGCTCACCGGCGAGGGGCGTCTGATCAACTCGGGCCCTCTGGACGGCATGAACAAGCGCAACGCGATCGCGAAGGCGATCGAGCTGCTGGAGGCATCCGGCACCGGTCGCGCGGCGAAGACCTATCGCCTCCGCGACTGGCTGATCTCCCGCCAGCGGTTCTGGGGCACGCCGATCCCGATGGTCCACACCGCCGATGACCGCATCGTGCCGGTGCCGGCCGACCAGCTGCCCGTCGAGCTGCCGTCGGTGCAGGGTCTGGACCTCACCCCGAAGGGTGCGTCGCCGCTGGGCGCCGCCACCGACTGGGTCACCACCGTCGACCCCGAGACCGGCGAGCCGGCGCTGCGCGACCCCGACACGATGGACACGTTCGTCGACAGTTCGTGGTACTTCCTGCGCTTCCTCTCGCCCGGCGACAGCACCCAGCCGTTCTCGCAGCGCGAGGCCGACCGCTGGGGTCCGGTGGACTTCTACATCGGCGGCGTCGAGCACGCGATCCTGCACCTGCTGTATGCGCGCTTCATCACCAAGGCGCTGTACGACATGGGTCAGGTCGACTTCACGGAGCCGTTCTCGAGCCTGATCAACCAGGGCATGGTGATCCTCAACGGCACCAAGATGTCCAAGAGCAAGGGCAACCTGGTGCTGTTCCAGGAGGAGCTCGACGCCCACGGCGCCGACGCGTTGCGCGTGGGACTGGCGTTCGCCGGGCCCGTCGAGGACGACAAGGACTGGGCCGACGTCTCCACGGTCGGTGCCGCGAAGTTCCTGGCGCGCGCGATGCGCGTCGCGAACGACGTCACCAGCAAGCCCGATGTCGTCTGGGCCGAGGGTGACACCGCGCTGCGCCGCGTGACGCACCGGCTGCTGGCCGACGCGCCCGCGCTGGTGGAGCAGACCAAGTTCAACGTCGTGGTCGCTCGCCTGATGGAGCTGGTCAACGCCACCCGCAAGACCATCGACACCGGGGCCGGCCCTGCCGACCCTGCCGTGCGCGAGGCCGCCGAGGCGACCGCAATGATCCTGGATCTGTTTGCACCGCACACGGCGGAGGAGATGTGGGAGATCCTCGGCTACGAGCCGTTCGTCGGTCTCGTGCCGTGGCGTCAGGCAGACCCGACGCTGCTGGTCGAGGATTCGGTGAAGGCCATCGTGCAGATCGACGGCAAAGTGCGGGCGACGCTCGACGTGGCAGCGCGTATCGACGCGGCCGACCTCGAGGCCCTCGCCCGTGGCGACGAGCGCGTCGTGCGTTCGCTTGCCGGTCGTGAGATCACGCGCGCCGTCGTGCGCGCCCCGAAGGTCGTCAGCTTCACCACCGCCTGA
- a CDS encoding anthranilate synthase component I family protein — protein MLPTLSALPLRWADPSAVFAAGPANEQHAYWLDAGPDATTGWSWMGVGDPETDPSVVQAVVLGAPHRCAPEPWGPFHGGWIGWMGYDRASGRAGAAYEEDSAAPEELWLRATRFVAVDHARKRLWAVAPPDEVDAFAAQVTSWSAAATPSVPAAAPHRARARLSAQEYAHQIEQCRDAIREGDAYQLCLTTRFDVPASAPFDAHAVHLRLRTSSPSHHGGLIRSDGVALISASPERFLQVSDGVVHTRPIKGTRPRGADAAQDAASAAELQASAKERAENVMIVDLMRNDLSRVCEPASVAVDQLLAVETYPAVHQLVSTVEGRLLPEVTVGDLLAATFPAGSMSGAPKRSAMTILHRLERGPRGVFAGCFGWVGSDGAADLAMVIRSVVVHAGGAYVGAGGGITWGSDAAAEVAEVALKARAPLAALGAQLPSEW, from the coding sequence GTGCTACCCACTCTGTCCGCCCTCCCGTTGCGCTGGGCAGATCCGTCGGCGGTGTTCGCCGCCGGCCCGGCAAACGAGCAGCACGCCTACTGGCTGGATGCCGGACCGGATGCCACCACCGGGTGGAGCTGGATGGGAGTCGGCGACCCGGAGACCGACCCTTCGGTCGTACAGGCCGTGGTCTTGGGCGCGCCGCACCGCTGCGCACCGGAGCCGTGGGGCCCGTTCCACGGCGGGTGGATCGGCTGGATGGGCTACGACCGCGCGTCCGGCCGCGCCGGCGCTGCGTACGAAGAGGATTCCGCGGCCCCCGAAGAGCTGTGGCTGCGCGCGACTCGCTTCGTCGCCGTCGACCACGCGCGCAAGCGGCTGTGGGCCGTCGCGCCCCCCGACGAGGTCGACGCGTTCGCCGCGCAGGTCACGTCCTGGTCGGCAGCCGCGACGCCCTCAGTGCCGGCGGCAGCGCCGCACCGGGCCCGCGCGCGCCTGAGTGCGCAGGAGTACGCGCACCAGATCGAGCAGTGCCGCGACGCGATCCGCGAGGGCGACGCCTATCAGCTGTGCCTGACGACGCGCTTCGACGTCCCGGCATCCGCGCCGTTCGATGCCCATGCCGTGCACCTGCGCCTGCGTACCTCGTCACCCTCCCACCACGGCGGGCTCATTCGCAGTGACGGCGTGGCCCTGATCTCCGCCAGCCCGGAGCGGTTCCTGCAGGTCTCGGACGGGGTCGTGCACACCCGACCGATCAAGGGCACCCGGCCGCGCGGGGCGGATGCCGCGCAGGATGCCGCATCGGCGGCCGAACTGCAGGCCAGTGCCAAAGAGCGCGCCGAGAACGTCATGATCGTCGACCTCATGCGCAACGACCTGTCACGGGTGTGTGAACCGGCATCCGTCGCCGTCGACCAGCTGCTGGCCGTGGAGACCTACCCCGCTGTGCACCAGCTGGTGAGCACGGTCGAGGGCCGCCTGCTGCCCGAGGTCACGGTGGGCGATCTGCTCGCGGCGACGTTTCCTGCCGGCAGCATGAGCGGGGCGCCGAAGCGGTCGGCCATGACGATCCTGCACCGGCTGGAACGGGGCCCGCGGGGTGTGTTCGCCGGCTGCTTCGGCTGGGTCGGATCCGACGGCGCCGCCGACCTGGCGATGGTCATCCGTTCCGTGGTGGTGCACGCGGGGGGCGCCTACGTCGGAGCCGGCGGCGGGATCACGTGGGGATCCGACGCTGCCGCCGAAGTGGCCGAGGTCGCGCTGAAGGCCCGGGCGCCGCTGGCCGCGCTGGGAGCGCAGTTGCCGTCAGAGTGGTGA
- a CDS encoding DedA family protein: MNEFLTWILDAVQSVDPVLRTVLAGLAIMLETSVLIGLVVPGDTVVIVAGTAVASPLEAVLLVVAVILGALAGESIGFWLGRVLGPRIRFSRVGAKIGEHNWVRAEVYLRRRGGPAIFISRFLPVLHSLVPLTVGMSGFAYRRFLAWTAPACVLWAIAYVGVAAAAAGTYRELSDQLHSAGYIFVGIIVAFLLLAYLAKLLISRRERRHLDAEDTPSSPHAGEGMGD; the protein is encoded by the coding sequence GTGAACGAGTTCCTCACCTGGATTCTTGACGCGGTTCAAAGCGTGGACCCGGTGCTTCGGACGGTGTTGGCGGGACTCGCAATCATGCTGGAGACCAGCGTTCTGATCGGTCTCGTCGTCCCGGGCGACACCGTCGTCATCGTCGCCGGCACCGCGGTGGCCTCACCGCTGGAGGCGGTGCTGCTGGTCGTCGCGGTGATCCTGGGGGCGCTGGCGGGCGAGAGCATCGGATTCTGGCTGGGCCGCGTGCTCGGGCCCCGCATCCGCTTCTCCCGCGTGGGAGCGAAGATCGGCGAGCACAACTGGGTGCGGGCCGAGGTGTATCTGCGCAGGCGCGGCGGGCCGGCCATCTTCATCTCGCGCTTTCTGCCCGTGCTGCATTCGCTGGTGCCGTTGACGGTCGGCATGAGCGGCTTCGCGTACCGCCGATTCCTGGCCTGGACAGCGCCCGCGTGTGTGCTGTGGGCGATCGCGTACGTCGGTGTGGCGGCCGCAGCCGCGGGCACCTATCGGGAGCTATCCGACCAGCTGCACTCCGCCGGCTACATCTTCGTCGGCATCATCGTGGCGTTCCTGCTGCTGGCATACCTGGCCAAGCTCCTGATTTCGCGCCGTGAACGGCGCCATTTGGATGCCGAAGACACCCCGTCGTCACCACATGCTGGAGAGGGCATGGGAGACTGA